Proteins encoded together in one Drosophila albomicans strain 15112-1751.03 chromosome 2R, ASM965048v2, whole genome shotgun sequence window:
- the LOC117576587 gene encoding TBC1 domain family member 5, with the protein MTVRGIEAINLYMPTSKADAATAIKTDVREETGRTIEPVVIGGDIMTSVERYKQEWSQLLADLDENPEKLRLAAFNGQLKMSKFRSIHWALLLRVLNVDHRSWHIQRGQQRSRYDKFRLDYVRNPHELAANDDDDPLSQSTQSAWNQYFSDQELFAVIRQDVVRTFPGVEFFRKELIQNAMTNILFYYAREHPYMCYRQGMHEILAPIIFVLYSDHQSLLHFSEIAKTDDINETLLNVLDTAYLEADTYSIFSRLMASVESYYRVSNLVSTSSGYIETQTLNESSGNGDNEPQSEVEVISQLNFIRDQILAKQDQHLHHYLLKMEIPLHIFGIRWLRLLFGREFMLLDLLLLWDAIFADSDRFDLPNYILVAMLVHIRDKLLLSDYTTSLTYLMRYPSYVDVNLVLRHALHMQNPKQFEYPTNAFNCVSFTSNSNSTPPASESQTFKLRQRTNSETSTIGSGIQIDRHIAFLQAQNAANSSALAKLSDTHGAAMDGYLEDSPELLRLELKNAQTVIKIARSKLANYLTTVRQHMGKQSNEELSRTLDGIEELCSFLDVKFIFPLHARSAPIDKADEANERKQLNSARKSIRAASTPNITSKLVAIQSPAAVAAAPSGYEVPENAFMHNSTRRLLGNRREIELSTITSDERPETMVLQNGLPAAEPQQRPQ; encoded by the exons atGACAGTGCGCGGCATAGAAGCCATCAATTTATACATGCCGACGTCAAAGGCTGATGCAGCTACAGCGATCAAAACCGACGTACGCGAGGAAACAGGACGAACAATTGAACCTGTTGTAATTGGTGGCGACATAATGACATCTGTGGAGCGATATAAGCAAGAGTGGAGCCAGTTGTTGGCTGATTTGGACGAGAATCCAGAAAAATTGCGACTTGCTGCATTCAATGGCCAGCTGAAAATGTCGAAATTTCGCAGCATCCATTGGGCACTTTTGCTGCGTGTTTTAAACGTTGATCATCGCAGCTGGCATATTCAGCGCGGCCAACAAAGAAGCAG ATATGACAAGTTTCGTCTGGATTATGTTCGCAATCCTCACGAGCTGGCTGcaaacgacgacgatgatccATTGTCGCAGTCCACGCAAAGCGCATGGAATCAGTATTTTAGCGATCAGGAATTGTTTGCGGTCATACGCCAAGATGTCGTGCGCACCTTTCCAGGTGTCGAGTTTTTTCGCAAGGAGCTTATCCAGAATGCCatgacaaacattttattctattatGCTCGGGAGCATCCTTATATGTGCTATCGTCAGGGCATGCACGAGATTTTGGCACCCATAATCTTTGTGCTTTACAGCGATCACCAGTCGCTGCTGCACTTCAGCGAAATTGCCAAGACTGACGATATAAACGAGACGCTACTGAATGTGCTGGATACGGCGTATTTGGAAGCGGACACCTA CTCCATTTTCTCGCGACTCATGGCTTCCGTGGAGTCCTATTATCGCGTCTCAAATCTGGTGTCCACATCAAGCGGCTATATTGAAACGCAAACCTTAAATGAG TCTTCAGGCAACGGAGACAATGAGCCCCAATCGGAGGTTGAGGTTATCAgtcaattgaatttcataCGTGATCAAATTCTTGCCAAGCAGGATCAGCATCTGCATCATTATCTGCTTAAAATGGAAATTCCATTGCACATATTTGGCAT TCGTTGGCTGCGCCTTTTGTTTGGCCGTGAGTTTATGCTTTTGgatctgttgctgctgtgggaTGCCATCTTTGCGGACAGCGATCGCTTTGATCTGCCCAACTATATCTTGGTGGCCATGCTGGTGCACATTCGAGATAAGC TGCTCTTGAGCGATTACACAACATCGTTGACTTATCTCATGCGTTACCCAAGCTATGTGGACGTCAATTTGGTACTGCGCCATGCATTACATATGCAGAATCCCAAACAATTCGAATACCCCACGAATGCCTTTAATTGTGTCTCCTtcacaagcaacagcaattcaACGCCACCCGCATCTGAGTCACAAACTTTCAAATTACGACAGCGCACCAATTCAGAAACCTCAACTATTGGCAGTGGAATACAAATTGATCGCCACATCGCATTCTTGCAAGCGCAAAATGCAGCCAATTCCTCGGCATTGGCCAAGCTCTCCGATACACATGGTGCGGCAATGGATGGCTATTTAGAAGAC AGTCCTGAGCTACTGCGTCTGGAGCTAAAGAACGCCCAGACTGTCATTAAAATAGCGCGTAGCAAGCTGGCTAACTATCTGACTACAGTTCGTCAGCATATGGGCAAGCAGAGCAACGAGGAATTAAGTCGAACCCTTGATGGGATCGAGGAGCTCTGCAGCTTTCTAGATGTCAAATTCATATTTCCATTACACGCTCGTTCCGCTCCCATCGACAAGGCAGACGAGGCCAACGAACGGAAGCAATTGAATAGTGCCAGGAAAAGCATAAGAGCAGCCAGCACACCAAACATCACATCAAAACTTGTGGCCATTCAATCGCCagctgcggttgctgctgctcctagTGGGTATGAGGTGCCTGAGAATGCATTCATGCACAACTCAACACGTCGATTGCTTGGCAATCGGCGTGAAATAGAATTATCAACGATCACAAGCGATGAAAGACCAGAAACTATGGTGCTGCAGAATGGTCTGCCAGCGGCTGAGCCGCAACAGCGACCGCAATGA
- the LOC117575243 gene encoding acyl-CoA Delta-9 desaturase: MAPNIIGSTFILAETAISDANNNKMSSTGAPVATAKQAPAPPPAKKLMPVAAAAPATEAKKAATPEPFKTQIVWHNVVLFIILHSTALYGLFLIFAENAYLEIIPIYFTSVLGGLGITAGAHRLWSHKAYKARLPLRIFLMLCQSLAFQNSIWEWTRDHRVHHKFTDTHADPHNSRRGFFFAHMGWLLCKKHPDVGGKGKQIDMSDIEADPVVRFQKKYYFVVMPICCFVVPMMIPYYFMGTSLKVCFFTCSMLRYCLSLHATWLVNSAAHFYGMKPYDMSISSSNSKWVANLTLGEGWHNYHHVFPWDYKAAELGSTYNANWTTGFLDAMAKIGQAYDLKYVTKEMVYRRLRRTGDGSHIASQLDDNNNTNNTPTNEMVVHLDHDAEENAVWGWDDKDVSEEDRKSASIMNSDLQCKQD, translated from the exons ATGGCACCGAATATAATAGGCAGCACCTTTATATTGGCCGAGACAGCCATTTCtgatgccaacaacaacaagatgtcGTCGACGGGCGCACCTGTTGCGACTGCCAAGCAAGCCCCAGCCCCACCGCCAGCCAAGAAGCTGATGCCAGTGGCAGCTGCCGCTCCGGCAACGGAGGCAAAGAAAGCAGCCACACCAGAGCCATTCAAAACGCAGATTGTGTGGCACAATGTGGTGTTGTTCATCATCTTGCACTCGACTGCATTGTATGGCCTCTTTTTGATCTTTGCCGAGAACGCCTATCTGGAGATTATCCCCA TATACTTCACCTCGGTCTTGGGCGGCCTGGGCATTACGGCTGGCGCTCATCGTCTCTGGTCGCACAAGGCGTACAAGGCAAGGCTGCCACTGCGCATCTTCCTCATGCTGTGCCAGTCGCTAGCCTTCCAAAACAGCATCTGGGAGTGGACTCGCGATCATCGTGTGCACCACAAGTTCACCGACACACACGCCGATCCCCACAACTCGCGTCGCGGCTTCTTCTTCGCCCACATGGGTTGGTTGTTGTGCAAGAAGCATCCCGATGTTGGAGGCAAGGGCAAACAGATTGACATGTCCGACATTGAAGCCGATCCCGTTGTGAGGTTCCAGAAGAA ATACTACTTCGTGGTGATGCCCATCTGCTGCTTCGTTGTGCCCATGATGATCCCTTACTACTTCATGGGCACCTCTTTGAAGGTGTGCTTCTTCACCTGCTCCATGCTGCGCTATTGCCTCAGTCTGCACGCCACTTGGCTGGTGAACAGCGCCGCTCACTTTTACGGCATGAAACCCTACGATATGTCTATTAGCTCCTCCAACTCCAAGTGGGTGGCAAACCTCACTCTCGGCGAAGGCTGGCATAACTATCACCATGTCTTCCCCTGGGACTACAAGGCAGCTGAGCTGGGCTCAACCTACAACGCCAACTGGACAACTGGTTTCCTCGATGCGATGGCAAAGATTG GACAAGCCTATGACCTGAAGTATGTTACCAAGGAGATGGTTTACAGGCGCCTCAGGCGCACTGGTGATGGCAGTCATATTGCCTCACAGCTTgatgataacaacaacacaaacaatacTCCCACCAATGAGATGGTCGTGCATTTAGATCACGATGCGGAGGAGAACGCTGTCTGGGGCTGGGACGATAAGGATGTTTCCGAGGAAGATCGCAAGAGTGCCTCAATTATGAACAGTGATCTGCAGTGCAAACAGGATTAG